DNA sequence from the Selenomonas timonae genome:
TGTATTATATAAATAAACAAGCAAGAAAGTCAATAAAATACGAATTACCATTATGTGAAAACCTCGGACTGCGTTTATATGCAGCCCGAGGTTTTCATATCAAGACTCCGTTGCAGTGGTCTATCTCATGTTGAATGATCTTTGCCGTAGAGCCAGAAAACTTGTTTTTCTGTTTGCGAAATTTTATGTCGCGGTATGTGACTTCGATCCATTCATGCCGCATCGTTTTTCTCTGTCCGGGGAGGGAGAGACATCCTTCTCCCGTTTCGTATTGCTCGGAGGATGCTTTTACAACCTCCGGATTCAGCATGACGAGATGAGATTTGATATTGTCAACTGTTCTTGACAATATCAGATCTACTTGGTTGCAGGAAAATTAAAATTAGCTACACCTGTTCTGTTCTGAAAATAACTTTTCTACTAGTTTTGGAGTAGAGCCAAAAAGCTGCTGTACGAAACAAATGTGCAGCAGGCTTTTACTGATGATTTTTATGGCGTCACCGCTTCCTTAAACACGCCTGCCTGCTGTAAAACTTTTGCCTTCACCTCATTCACATCGTCAATTTTCATCGATCGCTCGGGCGTCCACGCGACCGGTGATAAATGCTCGCTAAATGTATCGATTTTCTCGCCATTAAAGATATTATTGACCGCAGTAAACTCCGTCCCGCCAAACACCTTGACAAAATCTTGATACGTCCTGCCGTCGATATCTGCGACATTATTTTCGGCATATATTTTTGAGTTCTTTCCAACGCCCAGCGAATACTCATAAGGATATCCACCGTTTTCCTCATACGTCTGGTAGTAATTATTATACACGTGAACCTTTCCCCATCTCACGCGCGGTGCGCGCTGAACCAAATTATGAAAATAGTTATGATGCAGCGTCACATTCAGTTTGCCATCGTCCGACGTTTTTGCATCACTGTTCCCGATCAAGATTGCTTTATTGTGACGTTCAAAAATATTGTATGACATCGTGATGTCGTCCGCCTGATTCGTGATATCGACCAAGCCGTCTCGATGCTCGTATTCACGATGAAAATACGTTTCCGTCGGCTGCGTGCCATCCGCGAAATGACAATGATCGATCCAAATATGCGTGCCCCCACGGATCGTAATGCTGTCATACTGAGAATTCCAGTTGCCGTCCGGCCCATCGTTTGGATCCCACGACGGGAAATCATCATAGGGGGACTCAAACATAATATTTCGGATGATAATATTGTCCGCATCGAGGACTAAATCCACGCCCTTTAATTTCGCATGTTCAATCCCAATGATGCTCGTATTGGCAGGAACATGAACCATGATGTTTTTCTCCTGATTTTTTTGAGATTGTTTTCTTTTTTCCTCCTGCTCTTCTTTTCGGCTTTGCGGCACGGTACTATGCGGTGCATACGCGTCCAAATACTGCTGAAAATCATAGCCCTCCGCCATATAATCTTCCATCGTCAGGTGCTTTCCATCCGCGTCCGTATCAAAGTCGATCGTTCCGTAAACCATCAAAATCCTAGGTTCCGTATTTTTGCGATTCTCCAATGCGGCAATAAGCTCCTGCCTATTGGTCACGCGGAAAATATTGTCCTCTACGGCAGCAGCCCCGCCGGTCGTACCGCTGCCCTCTGCGGCAAACCCATCATTTTTAGCGAGCACTTCCCGGATAAAATCCGTTTTTCCCATCGGGCTCTGGACAAACGGCAAGAGAAAAACAGCCGCTAACGCACCGATGTAGGCAATCAGAAAAAGCTTCTTTTTCATGGTTTTATCTCCCTGTCGTCATTATCTTAATGGAGAGCTCCTCTCCCCATAGTATACCACTTATGAAAGAAAATAGGGTTGAGCGGGTATGACCGATCAAAAAAAGATCGCTTCATGCCATCTTCTTTGATGATATTCGCAGAAAGAGGAAAAATGCGTTAATAAGAACAACACGACGAGAAGCCTTTCTGGATGCCATGGAGTCCATTATTCCTTGGAACGAATGGATGAAACTTATTGCGCCGTACTATGTCCAGAAAGAGCGCAGCAGAAAACTGATCCCCGCGCCGAGTTCGACCAAGAACGCGACAAAGTCCAGCGATCCTGAGATGCACTCCACGAAGAAGGGGAATCCGTGGTACTTCGGCATGAAGATCCATTCCGGTGCAGATGCCGGAACAGGCTATGTCCATACGATTACCGCAACAGCTGCCAACGTACACGACATCGCGAAGGCTCATGAACTGGTTCGCGAAGATGACCATACGGTCTATGGAGATTCCGGCTATCTCGGTGTGGAAAAGCGCACGGAAATCCGAGAGACGCCCGCTCTTTCAGGTGTGGACTACCGCATTGCCAAAAGGCCCTCGCAGAACCGCATGACAAAAGCATACAAAGGAACGAATTGGGACAGGAAGATCGAGCATGCGAAAGCCTCGGTTCGCAGCAAGGTGGAGCATCCTTTTCTCATTGTGAAGAGGATGTTTCATGCGTCCAAGACAAGGTATCGCGGACTCAGGAAGAACCTTTTGCAATACGATCTGTTCTTTGCGTCGGCGAATCTCGTTATGTGTCTGCGGGCGGGAAGGCAGAGAGGGTTTTCCATGACAACGGGATAAGTGTGCCCTTTTTCTCGAAATTTCCCGTTCAAACGGGAGGTTCGGGGAAAGAAAGGGAGCAGTCGGGGCGGTGTTGCACGCTATTTTTCACTGCAATTTGTGAAATTCGTGCCTGTGGATCATGTAGCTATGATTATCCGCTATTTATCAGCGATTCCACAGGTGAGATTCCGCAGTATTACGTGGAGGAGCATCACGAGGCGATTATCCCTCCAGACTTGTTCGACTTTGTGCAGTCGGAGATAAAACGCAGAGAGCAGAATGGCAAGCACAGCGGTGTGAGCATCTTTGCGAACAAAATCAAATGCGGCTGCTGCGGAGGTTGGTATGGCGCGAAGGTATGGCACTCGACCGACAAATACCGCAGAGTCATCTATCGCTGCAACAAGAAATATACCCACAAGGGAAAGCCATGCAGCACGAGGCATCTGACGGAAGAGGAAATCAAACAGATTTTCGTTAAGGCACTGAACTCCTTGATGGAAGTCAAAGAGAATGTGATTGCGGAACTCAGCTCTCTGATTGACAGCGTTTGCCAGATGGATGAGCTGACTGAGGAGCGTAATAGAATAGAGCAGGAACTCAGTGTTTTGGCAGAACGCCTTGAAACACTGATTCGCGAGAATGCGCGGGTGGCACAGAATCAGACAGCGTATCTGAAACAGGAGAATGAGATTCGCGCACGCTATCTGGAAAAGCAGGGGCATATAGCGAGGTTGGATGAGCAAATTGCCGAGAGGGAGGGCAAGAGAAAGACCTTGGATGGAATGATACGGATGATCTGTGGTATCAACGGGGAGCAGGTTGCGTTTGACGAGGAGCTATGGGGCGGACTGCTCGATCACATTGCAGTTAAGGAGGATGGCGAAATAGTTGTTATTTTCAAGGGCGGGATTGAGATTGATGTTGAGGGGTGAAGATATAAATTCAAGAGATCACCTTTCACGCAAAAGATTCCATCACGCAGAAGATTCCATTTACCAGAAGTAGCCTCGCAACAGACGCCGCAAAAAGGGACTGTTGCACGAAGGTAAATTTATCTTTGTGCAACAGTCCATCTTTTCGTATAGGGGCAGATCGGTGAAACAACGGTAACGAAAACTTGCACCTCTACAGAAATAGGGCACACGAATAAGGACGATTGCAATGCTCGCCCTTATTCGTGTGCCCTTATTGATTTATTTCCGACGTCTTCTTATGCCGCTTCTCTCAATGATACCAGATGCCGCTCCAACGTGCCGCTCTGTATCTTTTGATGCAGTTTGAAGACGTTGTGTGCCAGTGCCAGCAGAATCGTCTCACCCAAGACATTCGCACGCCCCCTCGTAAGAAAGCGGCGAAATCCAAAGGCTCCCTTGATCTGTGCAAAGACACCCTCTGCCTGGATGCTGCGGTTCATCCGCAGGACGATGCCTTCCGTGCTCTTGATCCGTGCAAGGTTCTTTGCACGCTCTCGTTGAAAGACCTTGGCAACCTCCAATCTCTTGGTTCGTTCCTCCATTGGTATCTTGCTGTGGTTGCCATGGATGCACTGCTTCTTTCTTTCGCAGCCGTTGCAGTCTGTACACGTGTACATGGTCTTTTCGCTCACATACCCGCGCGCACTCTTTGTCCTGCGCGTCCCCGTCACAACAAGTCGCCGCCCCTCAGCGCACCGGTAGACATCCTCCGCCGCAAGGTAGTTCATGTTCTCCCGCCGCCCGATGTCCTGCTTCCATTTGCGCTTCTTGCTCACTTCGTAGTTGTTCGGCTTGATGTAGGAGGCCTGTCCCTTTTCCCTCAAATGCAGGTAGTTCTCCTCTCTCTCATATCCTGCATCGGCGACGAGTTTGCGGCTCCTTTTTCCGATGTGTGCGTGAAAATCCTCCAAAAACGGGATGAGTGTCCGTGTATCTGTTGGGTTCGGGTAAACACCTGCCCATACGATAAAGGATGCCTCCACGCCATATTGCAGATTATATGCCGGCTTTAACTGACCGTTCTTCATTGCATCTTCTTTCATCCGCATGAAGGTTGCTTCATAATCTGTCTTGGAAAAGCTGTTGCGCTCCCCACAGATGTGCAGTTTCTTTGTGTAGTCCTTCAGACGGCTGATGTAAGAGTCCAATGTCTCCATGGTACGCTGAAGCACGGTCTTTCGTCTTCCACTCCCGTAAACGAAGATGATGTTTTGCTCTTTTTGGATGCGTTTCAAACGTCGGCGCAGACGTTTCAGATGGTGCAGGCGAATCTCAGAGCCACGGCGCAGGTGAATACCGAACTCTTTTTCTACGCCGGCAAGAAAGGTGTCGAGTTTCTCCATGAGTTTGGTACGGTTCTTTGCAACGCCTTTTTTCCAAACGAAGGTGTACTTGCCCGCAACGGCTTCGATCTTTGTACCGTCGACAAAGAGGTTCTCAAACGAGATGGCTCCAACGGATGCAAGAAACTGTGCCATTTGTGCCAGAATCTCCTTGGCGCAGGGGGCAAAGTGATCCCTGCGAAAACGGGCAATGGTTGTGTGATCCGGTGCGGGTTGCCCTTCGAGCAGATACATGAAGTGGATGTCCCTTAGGCATACCTCCTCGATGCGGCGGGAACTGTAGATTTGATTCATGTATGCGTAGATGAGGATGGCAAGCAGCTGATGCGGTGATACGAGATTCCGCTCGGCACGCCGAAAGCTCCTGTACAGTGGTGTAAGATCCATTTGATGGATGCAGTGGAGCAGGAGGCGAACGGGATCGTCCTTCTTGATTTGAAATTCAAAGTTGAGGGGGAGACTGGGTTGAAATGTGCCTCCGTAGGATGTATAATCCTTATGTAAAATTTGGTTTTGCATACTCATATTTTACGCCAGAAGCCGGTGTTTGAAAACACCGGCTTCTGTGTTTTTGCACAAAATTGAGGCTGCTGCACGGTTGTTTCGTGCAACAGCCCCTTTTCTTATGCGGCGGGTGCCGCAAGTATTTTTAGAAGAAGAACTCGACGCGGCCGAAGAGTTTCTCCGCCTTGTCGTCAGCTGTCGGTCCGACATAGATCTCCTTGCCGCGGAAATATTTCGCCGAGAGCACTACGTTTTTGAAAAGCGTATAATCCGTACCGAGCTCTACGCCCTTCGTATCCCACATGGCACCGTCGCTCGTCGGGAACGGGGAAGCGAATCCGCCGAGTTTGCGGTAGGCAACATAAGCGCCCCACGATCCCTTGTCCTCCGGGTCAGCTCCCTTGTACTCATAGGTGACCTGCCAGGAACTCTTTGCATTGTCCGCCTTTGTGTTCTCCGCGTAAGCACCGGAGAGCATGCCTGCGTCGCCGAATCGGACGCCGCCGTTCACGGCCCAGATATCCGCCTTCGTGTTTCTAAGATTCTCGGCTCTGTCGTTGAGGTACCGGACCGTATTTCTCCTGTGGAAATGCATCCCTCTGAAATAATTGGAGCCCAGATGGTAGTAGCCCGCACCCAGCAGGACATTATTCTTGTCATACTGCAGTTCGACGCCCTGATAGTTCGCCACGTCTTCATCCCCCGGCAGGTTGTGCGCACCGTGACCGCCGCCGGGCGCGCCGAAGGCGTCGTCCAGATCAATGCGGCCGGCCTGCAGTTTGAACTTCAAATCCTTGCCAAAGCTGACCTCGGCGCCCGAGAACTCATCGTCGAACACGAGAGCGCCGGGTTTCGCATACGCCTCGGCAGAGAGCAGTTCCATCTTGCCGAGTTTCACCTGGAAGTTGCCGTAGTCTCCCTGTGCATAGAGCCGTTTAAGCGTGACTTTGTCTCCGTCGTCATCTCCCGCGTCCGTTTTCAGCTTGGTCTCCGCATCAAGGCGTGCGTTCACGTGCCAGTGGCTGTTGATCTCAGCCGACGGTTCGAGGCGGAACAAGAGATTGTCATCGTTCGTCTTCGTATGATTGAACTTCTTGCGCTGACTCGTATAGGTATACTCGAGTTTGCCGTTCCACTTCACCATGTCGGCATTGCGCTCGAGGTTGGAGACACGGACGCCTAGGTTGTTGAGCTCATCCGCGAATTCAGCGGCAAGGCGGTCGACGAGCGCGCGATCCGATGCGGACATATCGCCCTTTGCCATCGCCTTTGCGACCATCTGCGCCATCTCGTAACGCGTGATGTTGCGGTCGCCGCGGAACGTGCCGTCACCGTAGCCTTCGACAACGCCGTCGGCCGCGAGCTGCGTCACGGCGTCGTATGCCCAGTGATCGCGGGGCACATCGGAGAACGGGTTCGCAGCGGCGAACGTGGTGCTTGCCGCACCGACAACAAGAGCCGTTGCCAGCGCGGATACGAGAGTCTTCTTCATGAGAAACTCCTCCTTCTGATAAATAGAACTTTATCGATTTCCAAAAGGAGCGAATTCTCGCTGAAGTATCCTTGTTTCCTTTTCGCGATAGATTCCCAATCTCTTGGAACGATTTCATCATAGCATGCGAATTAACAAATTGCAAGCTTTATGAGTAAAAAATTTTATATCAGGTTATAATTTTCATCTTATTTTCAGTCCCGGATGCGCGATTTCCCGCGGCGGACGGCCCGATCTCCCGCTCCGTACGGGCTGCGCAGGCCGCCGGTTTTTTTCGGTTCCGCTCGCAGGATGCGCCGCGATTCGCCCGCCAAAAAACAAAAACGAGCTCGGCTTACGAAATTCAATCGTTCGCTGCACATTTTCATGCGGGCGATGCGCCGCTGCTCTTGTCACACAAAAGTTTTTCATAGTATAATAGGGACAAGGAGATGAGCGTGTGATGAAACCGGGGAAACGCAATTACAAGGACTCGCTGTTTCGCGATATATTCAACGATCCGCTGCGTCTGCCCGGTCTCTATCAAGCACTTGAGGGAAGCGCGGCGTCTCCCGATGAGATCAAGCTCGCCGGCATCGACGAGACGTTATTCTCAGGGATCAAGAACGATGTGAGTTTCTTTGTCCGCGATCGGCATGTGATCCTCGCCGAGCATCAAAGCACGATCAATGCGAATATGCCCCTGCGGCTCGCGATGTATCTCATGGAGATCTATCGGCAGTATATTCCCGCGGATGCGGTCTACCGGCGCGCGCTCATTTCGCTCCCCGCACCGCGCTGTTATGTGCTCTACAACGGCGAAGCGGAGATACCCGATCGCCAGATGTTGCGGCTGTCCGAGGCCTTCGGCAGGCAAAAGAGTTCAATGGAGCTTGAAGTCGAGATCATCAATATCAATGATGCGCCAAAGCGCGACATCCTGGAAAGGTGTCACGAGTTAAAGTCCTATAGTGTCTTCATCGCCAAGGTGCGCGAGAGCGTCAATCATGGAAGTATGCTCAAATCCGCCGTTATCGACGCGGTTGAGTACTGTATCAAGAATGACTATCTAAGAGATTATTTCCGGAAGAAATATAAGGAGGAGGTTTTCGATATGCTGAACTTTGCATGGGATCAAGAGCGCGCCCTCCAGGTGCGTGCCGAGGAAGCGATGGAAATAGGAATGGAAAAGGGATTGGAAAAAGGCAGACAGGAAGGCAAGCAAGAGGGGTTGGTGCGTTCGATTCGCAATCTTATGGAGAACCTGCAATGGACGCCCGATAAGGCGATGGACGCGCTATCTGTCCCCCCAGCGGAGCGCAGCCGATACAAGGCAATACTGTAATAATGGACCGGCCGGGGCTGTCCATGGAAAAGGCAATGGACGTTCTGCACCCGCCCGGAGAACGCAGGAAGTATGAGCTTTTGGTGAAGGGCTGAGGTAAAATCGCCCTGCGATTTTAGCCGCAAAAAAGGGGCTGTAACGGTAGTGTCAAAAACACTATTTCGTTACAGTCCCTAAGAAAGATGCCCTTCAATCATCGGTATGGGGCAGCAACACTCAAATCGTCACCGTTCCACTGTGTTCCATATCGACGGTCACTGTCGCAGTGGGAAATGTGATCTCGTAGACAATGAGTGCGTCACCGACCGCAGCAATTGTTTCGTCGTAGCCCGGAATCTTTGCTGTGAATGTATCGGCGAGGTCGAAGATACTGCGCTTGCTCTTCGCGGCAGTGCCGACGGCACGGACATGTGCCGTTCCCCCGTCATGAGGGATCGTGGTGAACGAAACTGTATGGTTTGCGTCGATTTCACCAACCTTTGCATTGTCTGGAAAGGTTGCGAAGTAGACGAGCTTTTTCTCCTCTGCATAGACAAAATTCACAATGCGCACATGGGGCGTATTGTCCACCGATGATAGCATGAGGACAATATGGACGTGATGGATGTAGGGGGTTGTTCTGTTTAAGGAAACAAAGTGGATGAAGATTGGTACTCTATAGGGGGACATTGGCAGGGAAAAGATGCGCTGAGAGAAGTTGGACTACAGTTATCAGCGTTTCTTACAATACAGTCAACAAATTAATTAAGACATGTTATCCTTAAAGCTTTTCGAGTTGTTTTAAATGATCTTGCACTAATGTGTGTGAATACATTTTAGGTTGATCGGAATCACGAACAATTCGCCATAGGATAGCAGCTGCCTTTAATTTTGATTTGAACTTGTCATTTATGGGATCAGCGCAGAAATCTTTTAAGAAGCGGTTCCATTCGCATGCAGAAGAATCATACTTTGCATACGTCGATATCCCCTTATATACATTCAACATGTCCTGTATAGTAAACGATGTGTCGTGATCCGCTTTCACCTTTCGCCATGCGGTCGCCATATCTGCTGTAAATTTAAAGGGAGCAACCCTCGTCAGATTTGAGAAATATGTTCTAAACTTTGTGTTGAACGAAAAGTTGCAAGCAAGTAATGGTGTGTCCAAGGAAATCGCTCCAGATGATATCATCTGCTCTTTTTCGGGAGTGGCTTTGACTATGTTCCCTTTAAAGTATTCTGCAATGTTGTGATTGAGATCTTTTTTTACCCCCCCGTGTGCAATTCCAATCTTTTTGCAAATCTCTACGAGTTCTGTTCGATACCAATAATATTTTATAAACTCCTCATATGAGCGAATCTCATCAAATGCAGGACGCTGTGCCATAATGACATCTCCTTTCGTAAATAGCAGGTCAGACAAATAGATGTTTATCATTATATCACATTTATGGTATGACACAGCGCATGATTTCGAGATGGGGCAGGCGCGTGTCTTTCGGTGTGACCGCATCACTGCGGTGGAGGAGTGTATGGATGTGGCGGGGATGCCTCTCTCGTCCTTTGCACGCCCCTCAGAGGAACTTTATCGCCGTGCAGATGCTCTCTCCTTTGTTGTCGAAATTACAGCAAAAGGACGAGATTTTTTTTATAAAGAACACTATTCATCCATGCGACTTGTGGAGGAGAATGGGCGGTACTATATCCATGGATTTTACAATGTGGGCGAGGAGGAGTTTATCGCGGATTACTTTATCCACTATGGAGATGAAGTTCAAACGGTCGAGTCTATGGCACTCAGAGAGGTGATCCGTACACGGCTACGTACGTTGACGATGCATTATAAGGAGATGGCGTAATTACTCATCGACTACATTTTGATTATGTGCAGAACCTCCCGCATAGGGAAACTGTGGCAGGCACAAACGAAATGCGAAGGTCTCGCGATCAACGATACCGATTGTCTGGTCGCTATCGTATAGGGCGAGAAGGAACTCTGCCATTTGGTTGCTTGTGTGATAGGTGCCGAACACCTTGTCATAGTCATAGGCGGCGTTGTTGTTCGCGACTGCGCCGAACTCGGTCTTCGTTGCAGCGGGGGCAAGGAGCTTTGCACGGAGCTTCGCGCCGCGTGCTATGAGTTCATGTGCGAGTCCCTCGGTGAATGCACTGACATAGAATTTTGTCGCGCAGTAGGTGACAGCAGTTGGGACAATGGTGTAGCCGCCGACGGAGGAAATGTTGATCAGCTGCGTATCTTCTATCTCAGCGAAGTCTCGTACGAAGAGTGTGGAAAAGACGGTCAGTGCCTCGATGTTTAGATGAAGCATTTGTCTGATTTTGTCAAGGTCGGATGTGCCGACTGCGCCATAGCTTCCAAAGCCCGCATTGTTGATCCATGTCCCAATAGGTAAGGCTTTTATTGTATCATAGACTTGTGTGACGTTCTCGACAGAAGAGAGATCGGCAGTTTTGATAACGATGTCCAGTGCCGGATGTGCGGTAAGAATCTCTTCCTTTAGGGCATTTAGTCGCTCTGTGCGCCGTGCAATAAGGATGAGGTTGTGTCCGCGCTCAGCGAATGCTTTTGCTGTCGCCGCTCCGATGCCGGAGCTTGCTCCCGTGATGACGGTGTATCTGTTGTTTTGTTTGCTCATGATGAAATCCTCCTTCTGGCACTACTTTACAATGTAGAGTATACTCTATGTCAAGGAGAGGATTTTATGGAATATAGTATTGGTGAATTTTCACGGAAAACGGGGCTGGGAATTCATACGCTGCGTTACTATGAGCATGAGGGACTGCTCCTGCCGGAGCGTACGGCAGCGAATCGACGGCGATACTCTGAACATGATGTTGCGTGGGCAGAGTTCCTCCTACGCCTCAAGGAGACGGGAATGCCAATTCGGGAGATTCGGCACTATGCTGCGCTGCGGGCAGAGGGCGACGATACTCTTTCGGCGCGGATGGAAATGCTCACAGAACATCGTGCCAATCTTGCAGCAGAGCTGGATAGGCTGCACGCACATATGGAGGCACTCGATGCTAAAATTGCATTTTATCGTGCGGCAATCGTGGAGTGTGATAAAGCGTGATTTGATGCGGAGAGGTCAATGTCATATCATTTGCATAGAAAAAGTGCTGCGGTGATACATGGGGGCACACATGTTTTGCAAAGAATCATTAGGCAACAACCCCTATCCTGTGTTATAATTTTCTTATATTTGAAACGTAGGAGGGAAGGCCGTTGTTTGCAAAGACTTATGGTGCGACGACCCTCGGGATTGACGGACGGATTATCGACGTTGAGGTGGATGTATCGCCCGGGCTGCCGGGCTTTGAACTGGTGGGGCTTCCCGATACGTCGGTGAAGGAGTCAAAGGAGCGGGTACGGACTGCCATTCGGAACTCCGGCATTCAGCTGCGGCAGGAGCGGGTGACGGTGAACCTTGCACCCGCCGATGTGCGAAAGGACAGTTCGGGGCTTGATCTGCCGATTGCGGTTGGACTCCTTGTATCCTATGGCATGGTTCCGGAGGAAGCCGTTCAGCACGCGCTCTTTTCGGCAGAACTCTCCCTCGATGGGAATTGCCGTCCGATCAGCGGCATTCTTCCGATGGCGATTACGGCGCGGGAACACGGATTAACGGAGTTCTACGTTGCACCGTCGAATGCAGACGAGGCACTCCTCATTGACGGGCTGAAGGTCTATGCGGTCGAGAATCTGGCGCAGCTTGTGCGTCATCTGACGGGCGTGGAAATGCTTTCTCCCGCCATGCCACACGTAACAGAGCAGAAAAAGGACGCCGCCTTCACCGATGACTTTGCGGATGTGCAGGGACAGTATCAGGCGAAGCGTGCGCTTGAGATTGCAGCGGCAGGAGGGCACAATGTCCTCATGGTTGGCGTGCCCGGTTCGGGCAAGACGATGCTGGCGCGCCGCATGAGTTCGATTCTGCCGGAGCTGACGAAGGAAGAAGCCATTGAGATCACAAAGATCTACAGCATCTCGGGGCTGCTCGGAAAGGATACGGGGCTTGTGACGACGCGTCCCTTCCGCAGTCCGCATCATACCTCCTCGACGGTGGCGATGATCGGCGGCGGGAGCATCCCTCGTCCGGGCGAGGTGACGCTTGCCCATCACGGCGTGCTCTTTCTCGACGAGCTGCCAGAGTTCAGCAAGAAGACGCTTGAGGTACTGCGCGAGCCGATCGAGGATCGTCAGATTACCGTGTCGCGTGCGAACGCAACACTGACCTTTCCCTCTAGTATCATTTTGGTAGCGGCAATGAACGAAGTAACGTCGATAACGATACAATGTAATGATGAACGAGATTCTGCTTAATGCTTTATTGAATCACACAAATCAATTCCATAAAACTATAGGGTCGAGTGCATGGGAGTTTCTTATGCCTCGACCCTATAGTTTCAATTGTTGATTTTCCAGTGTCCGAATCGCTTGCTGCCGATGGGCTCGATGCTGCCTGTTTCACGAAGCTGTTTTACCTCGCGCTCAATTGTTCTTTTTGCGACACCTAGCCTTTCTGCCATTTCAACCATTGTTATTTTAGGATTAGCTACGACCAGTTCCAGAATTTTATACGCTATACCGACATCCAAACCGACATTATGTCGGTTTGGGGATTTAGGATGAGAGACAAGTGGACTATGGGGAGCCTTAAAATGAACTCGAAGTCCATTTCTTCGTAATTCATAAAACGGAAGGTCTGCCCCCAACTCCTTGCAGGCCTCGCAGAGCTGTGAATGTCTTTTCACAAATGTGTCAGAAGTTCCTGTAGGAGAGCCTCATCTTGCAAAAGCGTGATGGCAAAACATTTCTTTCCGGCATCTTTGAGCGATGCGCCGATGTGATATGCCTCTTGGTGGTCAAGAATAAGGAAACGATCGTGAAAGGCATTGGTGTGATTAATGGTAAGCGTTGGATATTGACTGTTGAAGGTCGCAACATCTGCTGCCGTCAATCTCGTATTGTTGAATGTGTGGATTTCCACGGAAACATTAGCTTGTTTTTTTGCCAGCAGATTGAGCGTTCCTATATCTACATAGCCGTCAATGAGAATGATGTCCTTGGTTGCCTTTTGAATCAAGCTCGCCAAT
Encoded proteins:
- a CDS encoding S-layer homology domain-containing protein, encoding MKKTLVSALATALVVGAASTTFAAANPFSDVPRDHWAYDAVTQLAADGVVEGYGDGTFRGDRNITRYEMAQMVAKAMAKGDMSASDRALVDRLAAEFADELNNLGVRVSNLERNADMVKWNGKLEYTYTSQRKKFNHTKTNDDNLLFRLEPSAEINSHWHVNARLDAETKLKTDAGDDDGDKVTLKRLYAQGDYGNFQVKLGKMELLSAEAYAKPGALVFDDEFSGAEVSFGKDLKFKLQAGRIDLDDAFGAPGGGHGAHNLPGDEDVANYQGVELQYDKNNVLLGAGYYHLGSNYFRGMHFHRRNTVRYLNDRAENLRNTKADIWAVNGGVRFGDAGMLSGAYAENTKADNAKSSWQVTYEYKGADPEDKGSWGAYVAYRKLGGFASPFPTSDGAMWDTKGVELGTDYTLFKNVVLSAKYFRGKEIYVGPTADDKAEKLFGRVEFFF
- a CDS encoding IS1182 family transposase; amino-acid sequence: MSMQNQILHKDYTSYGGTFQPSLPLNFEFQIKKDDPVRLLLHCIHQMDLTPLYRSFRRAERNLVSPHQLLAILIYAYMNQIYSSRRIEEVCLRDIHFMYLLEGQPAPDHTTIARFRRDHFAPCAKEILAQMAQFLASVGAISFENLFVDGTKIEAVAGKYTFVWKKGVAKNRTKLMEKLDTFLAGVEKEFGIHLRRGSEIRLHHLKRLRRRLKRIQKEQNIIFVYGSGRRKTVLQRTMETLDSYISRLKDYTKKLHICGERNSFSKTDYEATFMRMKEDAMKNGQLKPAYNLQYGVEASFIVWAGVYPNPTDTRTLIPFLEDFHAHIGKRSRKLVADAGYEREENYLHLREKGQASYIKPNNYEVSKKRKWKQDIGRRENMNYLAAEDVYRCAEGRRLVVTGTRRTKSARGYVSEKTMYTCTDCNGCERKKQCIHGNHSKIPMEERTKRLEVAKVFQRERAKNLARIKSTEGIVLRMNRSIQAEGVFAQIKGAFGFRRFLTRGRANVLGETILLALAHNVFKLHQKIQSGTLERHLVSLREAA
- a CDS encoding SAP domain-containing protein; translation: MAQRPAFDEIRSYEEFIKYYWYRTELVEICKKIGIAHGGVKKDLNHNIAEYFKGNIVKATPEKEQMISSGAISLDTPLLACNFSFNTKFRTYFSNLTRVAPFKFTADMATAWRKVKADHDTSFTIQDMLNVYKGISTYAKYDSSACEWNRFLKDFCADPINDKFKSKLKAAAILWRIVRDSDQPKMYSHTLVQDHLKQLEKL
- a CDS encoding IS5 family transposase; this encodes MKLIAPYYVQKERSRKLIPAPSSTKNATKSSDPEMHSTKKGNPWYFGMKIHSGADAGTGYVHTITATAANVHDIAKAHELVREDDHTVYGDSGYLGVEKRTEIRETPALSGVDYRIAKRPSQNRMTKAYKGTNWDRKIEHAKASVRSKVEHPFLIVKRMFHASKTRYRGLRKNLLQYDLFFASANLVMCLRAGRQRGFSMTTG
- a CDS encoding pectate lyase family protein, encoding MKKKLFLIAYIGALAAVFLLPFVQSPMGKTDFIREVLAKNDGFAAEGSGTTGGAAAVEDNIFRVTNRQELIAALENRKNTEPRILMVYGTIDFDTDADGKHLTMEDYMAEGYDFQQYLDAYAPHSTVPQSRKEEQEEKRKQSQKNQEKNIMVHVPANTSIIGIEHAKLKGVDLVLDADNIIIRNIMFESPYDDFPSWDPNDGPDGNWNSQYDSITIRGGTHIWIDHCHFADGTQPTETYFHREYEHRDGLVDITNQADDITMSYNIFERHNKAILIGNSDAKTSDDGKLNVTLHHNYFHNLVQRAPRVRWGKVHVYNNYYQTYEENGGYPYEYSLGVGKNSKIYAENNVADIDGRTYQDFVKVFGGTEFTAVNNIFNGEKIDTFSEHLSPVAWTPERSMKIDDVNEVKAKVLQQAGVFKEAVTP
- a CDS encoding pyridoxamine 5'-phosphate oxidase family protein; this encodes MLSSVDNTPHVRIVNFVYAEEKKLVYFATFPDNAKVGEIDANHTVSFTTIPHDGGTAHVRAVGTAAKSKRSIFDLADTFTAKIPGYDETIAAVGDALIVYEITFPTATVTVDMEHSGTVTI
- a CDS encoding peptide deformylase codes for the protein MSRTVDNIKSHLVMLNPEVVKASSEQYETGEGCLSLPGQRKTMRHEWIEVTYRDIKFRKQKNKFSGSTAKIIQHEIDHCNGVLI
- a CDS encoding RpnC/YadD family protein — encoded protein: MKPGKRNYKDSLFRDIFNDPLRLPGLYQALEGSAASPDEIKLAGIDETLFSGIKNDVSFFVRDRHVILAEHQSTINANMPLRLAMYLMEIYRQYIPADAVYRRALISLPAPRCYVLYNGEAEIPDRQMLRLSEAFGRQKSSMELEVEIININDAPKRDILERCHELKSYSVFIAKVRESVNHGSMLKSAVIDAVEYCIKNDYLRDYFRKKYKEEVFDMLNFAWDQERALQVRAEEAMEIGMEKGLEKGRQEGKQEGLVRSIRNLMENLQWTPDKAMDALSVPPAERSRYKAIL